Proteins co-encoded in one Papaver somniferum cultivar HN1 chromosome 5, ASM357369v1, whole genome shotgun sequence genomic window:
- the LOC113280314 gene encoding basic leucine zipper 23-like: MEDGELDFSNKMDHQLLAMDSFLDDFLGDSHAYTQTYSSNQTEQDAPYWQCNFHHRSKNLPAEEKTTTEETDDSLEIKSKKKRPPSNRESVRKYRERKKSRQALIEEELNKLRVVNQQLLKRLQGQVALEQEVSRFKCLFVDIRGRIKGELGSFPYQRPTKGKCGGIPRNMSAASTLAGAYDVNDLQYHGLDNQDVDVSGGLQNEGFGASDGSYLPCVWNSSSAYNEFLEFGQTNVRLTASVNNPSTTAKKRKGKNLK, encoded by the coding sequence ATGGAAGATGGAGAGTTAGATTTCTCTAATAAGATGGACCATCAACTACTGGCAATGGATAGTTTTTTGGATGATTTCCTTGGTGATAGTCATGCATACACTCAAACATATTCTTCCAACCAAACCGAACAAGATGCACCTTACTGGCAATGTAATTTCCATCACCGTTCTAAAAACCTTCCCGCCGAAGAGAAAACCACTACCGAGGAAACAGATGACTCTCTGGAAattaaatccaaaaaaaaacGTCCACCTAGTAATAGGGAGTCTGTTCGAAAGTACCGAGAGAGAAAGAAATCCCGGCAAGCTTTAATAGAGGAAGAACTTAACAAATTAAGAGTCGTAAACCAGCAGTTGTTAAAAAGGTTACAGGGCCAAGTTGCTCTTGAGCAAGAGGTATCTAGGTTCAAGTGTCTTTTTGTGGATATTAGGGGAAGGATTAAAGGCGAACTTGGATCATTTCCTTACCAAAGACCAACTAAGGGAAAATGTGGTGGCATTCCGCGGAACATGTCGGCCGCCTCTACTTTGGCTGGAGCTTATGATGTGAACGACCTTCAATACCATGGATTAGATAATCAAGATGTTGACGTATCCGGTGGTCTTCAAAATGAAGGTTTTGGGGCTTCTGATGGTAGTTATTTACCGTGTGTTTGGAATAGTAGTTCAGCATACAATGAGTTTCTAGAATTTGGACAAACAAATGTTAGGTTAACTGCTAGTGTTAATAATCCTTCCACCACTGCCAAGAAGCGGAAAGGAAAAAATCTCAAATAA
- the LOC113280312 gene encoding basic leucine zipper 19-like — MEHQLMSSCAMDSCFFNDILDHTHGSNHTNSTSNQTEQGMPELPHSQNYINFGTKNIPAAEKNTAEGTDESDDNKPKKRQHGNRESVRKYRERKKARQASIEDELNRMRIVNQQLLKRMQGLVSLEQEVARFKCLLVDIRGRIKGEVGSFPYKTPTNGIGVIPQNMSRPSTSAGACEVNHCDHQCLGLDNNSGFKPSLEFGQANVRLETNFSTSTAAKKRKGKSLNRCLNHV, encoded by the coding sequence ATGGAACATCAACTAATGAGCAGTTGTGCAATGGATAGTTGTTTTTTCAATGATATCCTCGATCATACTCATGGAAGTAATCATACGAATAGTACTTCCAACCAAACCGAACAAGGTATGCCCGAATTACCACACTCACAGAATTATATCAATTTCGGCACCAAAAACATTCCCGCGGCAGAAAAAAATACTGCTGAGGGAACAGATGAATCTGATGACAACAAACCCAAAAAACGCCAACATGGGAATAGAGAGTCGGTTCGTAAGTATCGGGAGAGAAAGAAAGCCCGGCAAGCTTCAATAGAGGATGAGCTTAACAGAATGAGGATCGTAAATCAGCAGTTGTTAAAAAGGATGCAGGGACTAGTTTCTCTTGAGCAAGAGGTAGCAAGGTTCAAGTGTCTACTTGTAGACATTAGGGGAAGGATTAAAGGAGAAGTTGGATCATTTCCTTATAAAACTCCCACAAACGGGATTGGTGTCATTCCTCAAAATATGTCCCGGCCGTCTACCTCAGCTGGAGCTTGTGAGGTGAATCATTGTGACCACCAATGCCTTGGATTGGATAACAATTCAGGATTCAAGCCATCTCTGGAGTTTGGACAAGCAAATGTGAGGTTGGAGACTAATTTTAGTACTTCCACTGCTGCCAAGAAGCGAAAAGGAAAGAGCTTAAACAGATGCTTGAATCATGTATAG
- the LOC113278334 gene encoding basic leucine zipper 23-like, whose amino-acid sequence MDDGELDFSNQVLKNMEHQFLSSCAMDSFFDNMLDDSHTRNRTNTSNQFEQDMSQNPELPHSPNYSHFLTQKPPVEEKTTTEDTDESVDKKFKKRPHGNRESVHKYRERKKARQASVEDELMRLRTVNQQLLKRLQGLVSLEQEVERFKCVLVEIRGRIKGELGSFPFQKPANGNVGLIPQKKTRA is encoded by the coding sequence ATGGATGATGGAGAGTTAGATTTCTCGAACCAAGTCTTAAAGAATATGGAGCATCAATTTTTGAGCAGTTGTGCAATGGATAGTTTTTTCGATAATATGCTTGATGATAGCCATACACGTAATCGTACAAATACTTCCAACCAATTTGAACAAGATATGTCGCAAAATCCCGAACTACCTCACTCACCAAATTATAGCCATTTCCTCACTCAAAAGCCTCCCGTCGAAGAAAAAACCACTACTGAGGATACAGATGAATCTGttgacaaaaaattcaaaaaacggCCACATGGTAATAGAGAATCGGTCCATAAGTATCGCGAGAGAAAGAAAGCCAGGCAAGCTTCGGTAGAGGACGAGCTTATGCGATTGAGAACCGTAAATCAGCAGTTGTTAAAAAGGTTGCAGGGACTAGTTTCTCTTGAGCAAGAGGTAGAAAGGTTCAAGTGTGTACTTGTAGAAATCAGGGGAAGGATTAAAGGAGAACTTGGATCATTTCCTTTTCAAAAACCTGCAAACGGTAATGTTGGTCTCATTCCTCAAAAAAAAACCCGGGCGTAA
- the LOC113280313 gene encoding basic leucine zipper 19-like has protein sequence MDSCFFNDILDHTHESDHTNTSNQPEQGTSPNLGLPHSPNFIHFGTKTLPVEEKTTTEETDESDDKKSNKRPHGNRESVRKYRERKKARQASIEDELNRMRIVNLQLLKRMQGLVALEKEVERFKCLLVEIRGRIKGVLGSFPYKNPQNGIGVIPQNMPRPSTSVGACEENQCDHQCASGLNNNSGFNESLELGQANVRLSTTNLDSSTAAKRRKGKSSNICAE, from the coding sequence ATGGATAGTTGTTTTTTCAATGATATCCTCGATCATACTCATGAAAGTGATCATACCAATACTTCCAACCAACCCGAACAAGGTACGTCGCCAAATCTCGGATTACCTCATTCACCAAATTTTATTCATTTCGGCACAAAAACCCTTCCTGTCGAAGAAAAAACTACTACTGAGGAAACAGATGAATCTGATGACAAAAAATCCAATAAACGCCCACATGGGAATAGAGAGTCGGTTCGTAAGTATCGGGAGAGAAAGAAAGCTCGGCAAGCTTCAATAGAGGATGAACTTAACAGAATGAGGATCGTAAATCTGCAATTGTTAAAAAGGATGCAGGGACTAGTTGCTCTTGAGAAAGAGGTAGAAAGATTCAAGTGTCTACTTGTGGAAATTAGGGGAAGGATTAAAGGAGTACTTGGATCGTTTCCTTATAAAAACCCCCAAAACGGTATTGGTGTCATTCCTCAAAATATGCCTCGGCCGTCTACCTCAGTTGGAGCTTGTGAGGAGAATCAGTGTGACCACCAATGCGCTAGTGGATTGAATAATAATTCAGGATTCAACGAATCTCTAGAGCTTGGACAAGCAAATGTCAGGTTAAGTACTACTAATCTCGATTCTTCCACTGCTGCCAAGAGGCGAAAGGGAAAGAGCTCAAACATATGTGCCGAGTAG